In one Mucilaginibacter sp. PAMB04168 genomic region, the following are encoded:
- a CDS encoding transcriptional regulator: protein MKVPFDKLDKAFENRVRLQIMSVLMVNESYDFTSLKELLDVTDGNLASNLKALEKEEYIVVNKSFVGRKPNTNYQASAKGKQAFQQHLNALEQLIKQQKK, encoded by the coding sequence GTGAAAGTACCTTTTGATAAACTGGACAAAGCCTTTGAGAACCGCGTAAGGTTACAGATCATGAGCGTGCTGATGGTGAACGAAAGTTACGACTTTACCTCGCTTAAAGAACTGCTCGATGTTACCGACGGCAACCTGGCATCAAACCTTAAGGCGCTCGAAAAGGAAGAATATATTGTGGTGAATAAAAGCTTTGTTGGCCGTAAGCCTAACACCAACTACCAGGCATCGGCCAAAGGCAAGCAGGCATTTCAGCAGCACTTAAACGCGCTGGAACAACTCATTAAGCAGCAAAAAAAGTAG